In Prunus dulcis chromosome 1, ALMONDv2, whole genome shotgun sequence, the following are encoded in one genomic region:
- the LOC117616211 gene encoding putative receptor-like protein kinase At1g72540 encodes MDCAAKLKEFTAEDLKACTNGFHQNNLIGDTQFGKLYRGQIKLGFIGADQARAVTVKIWDEKSRCITSIHDEFLMVKEEVQFLTHPSINGHPNLVKLIGYCCEKEVKAVVYDLNPWDTLHNLTVKDYLNWVQRLNVLLQFARLLEFLHNQDKPYLVLNINASHIMLDWDCRPKLFDFGHITGGIIGEMTTLKKQIPISIGFVDPFFTAKGGSFWHTSCDVFSFGVILLGLIAKRGFEPVCVEKPHLGLDGLVQYWAKKEYKPNGSLVHRSLQEDWGYVDEDGLAITELGMRCVEFFPRNRPTIKKTVELLGGLLVFQRFGDARPNKREKTFHGIGNHAGGT; translated from the exons ATGGATTGTGCAGCAAAGCTTAAAGAGTTTACAGCAGAGGACTTGAAAGCATGCACCAATGGTTTTCACCAGAACAACCTGATTGGAGATACTCAGTTTGGCAAATTATATAGAGGACAGATTAAGCTAGGGTTTATTGGAGCAGATCAAGCTCGAGCCGTTACAGTCAAAATATGGGATGAGAAGTCAAGGTGCATAACATCCATACATGATGAGTTTCTGATGGTTAAG GAAGAAGTTCAGTTTTTAACACATCCAAGTATAAATGGTCATCCAAACTTGGTGAAATTGATTGGTTATTGCTGTGAAAAGGAAGTCAAGGCTGTTGTCTATGACCTCAATCCATGGGATACTCTGCATAATTTGACAGTGAAAG ATTATCTCAACTGGGTTCAGAGGCTCAATGTGCTTCTCCAATTTGCACGCCTCCTTGAATTTCTACACAACCAGGACAAGCCATATTTGGTGTTGAACATCAATGCATCTCATATAATGCTGGATTGG GATTGCAGGCcaaaattatttgattttggacACATTACTGGAGGAATCATTGGTGAAATGACCACACTAAAAAAGCAGATACCAATCTCCATTGGCTTTGTTGATCCATTTTTCACTGCAAAAG GTGGTAGTTTTTGGCACACAAGCTGTGATGTGTTTTCATTTGGTGTGATTCTCTTAGGCCTAATAGCTAAGAGAGGCTTTGAGCCAGTGTGTGTGGAAAAACCCCATTTGGGACTGGACGGTTTAGTACAGTACTGGGCCAAGAAGGAATACAAGCCCAATGGGTCACTTGTCCACAGGAGCTTGCAGGAAGACTGGGGTTACGTTGATGAAGATGGTCTTGCAATTACAGAGCTGGGAATGCGTTGTGTTGAATTCTTCCCAAGAAACCGCCCTACAATTAAGAAAACTGTTGAGCTTCTTGGGGGTTTACTGGTTTTTCAACGCTTTGGTGATGCCAGGCctaacaaaagagaaaagacaTTTCACGGGATTGGCAACCATGCAGGGGGCACGTGA
- the LOC117612568 gene encoding F-box only protein 6 isoform X2 — protein sequence MMAAGKSGSLKMLEPCKPPPTKRSRKERTRGKSSGTTNTTEPMEQHIWKDFPEDLYEAVIARLPIATFFRFRTVCRKWNSLLDSESFSQHCAEVPQATPWFYTITHENVNSGAMYDPSLKKWHHPTISSLPTKLIVLPVASAGGLVCFLDIGNRNFYVCNPLNQSFKELPARSVKVWSRVAVGMTLNGSSTSEGYKILWVGCDGEYEVYDSVRNSWIRPGIMPSSVKLPLSLNFRSQAVSIDDTLYFMRSDPEGIVSYDMVTGIWKQFIIPTPLHLTDHTLAECGGRIMLVGLLTKNAATCVCIWELQKMTLLWKEVDRMPNIWCLEFYGKHVRMTCLGNKGLLMLSLRSRQMNRLVTYNVSSREWLKVPGCVVPHGRKRQWIACGTAFYPCLTAVA from the coding sequence ATGATGGCAGCTGGAAAATCTGGAAGTTTGAAGATGTTGGAACCTTGCAAGCCTCCTCCTACTAAGAGATCTCGTAAGGAGAGAACCCGGGGTAAATCATCTGGAACCACCAATACCACCGAGCCTATGGAACAGCATATTTGGAAAGATTTCCCGGAAGACCTTTATGAAGCAGTCATTGCAAGGCTTCCCATTGCCACATTTTTCCGATTTCGTACTGTTTGCAGGAAATGGAATTCCTTGCTTGATTCTGAAAGTTTCTCTCAACATTGTGCGGAGGTCCCACAAGCTACTCCATGGTTTTACACCATCACTCATGAAAATGTGAATTCCGGGGCCATGTATGACCCATCCTTGAAGAAGTGGCACCATCCCACCATTTCTTCTCTGCCAACAAAGCTGATTGTTTTGCCAGTGGCTTCAGCGGGGGGCCTGGTGTGTTTTCTTGATATTGGTAATAGGAACTTCTATGTGTGCAACCCTCTGAATCAATCTTTTAAAGAGTTGCCAGCCAGGTCAGTCAAGGTCTGGTCTCGTGTTGCTGTGGGGATGACTCTGAATGGGAGTTCAACTAGTGAGGGGTACAAGATCCTATGGGTGGGTTGTGATGGCGAGTATGAAGTCTATGATTCCGTGAGGAATTCTTGGATCCGTCCCGGAATCATGCCGTCGAGTGTTAAGCTGCCCCTGTCGCTGAATTTTCGGTCGCAGGCTGTTTCAATTGATGACACACTCTACTTCATGCGTTCAGACCCTGAAGGGATTGTGTCATATGATATGGTCACTGGGATTTGGAAGCAGTTTATAATTCCCACCCCGCTGCATCTGACTGACCACACACTTGCTGAATGTGGAGGCCGGATCATGCTAGTGGGGTTGTTGACAAAGAATGCTGCCACGTGCGTGTGCATTTGGGAGCTGCAGAAAATGACACTGCTATGGAAGGAGGTTGACAGAATGCCAAATATATGGTGCTTGGAATTCTATGGAAAGCACGTAAGGATGACTTGCCTGGGTAACAAAGGCTTGCTCATGTTGTCCTTGAGGTCAAGACAGATGAACCGATTGGTTACATATAATGTGTCAAGCAGGGAATGGCTGAAGGTCCCTGGTTGTGTGGTGCCACATGGGAGGAAGCGGCAATGGATTGCATGTGGCACTGCATTTTATCCATGCCTGACTGCTGTGGCTTGA
- the LOC117612568 gene encoding F-box only protein 6 isoform X1, whose translation MEGLAMLRQLIGQLQELVEVYGSHPHYHLQQHHHLHLQPSLQFQLPLLNHHSQQQHQHPRWCPINVDEGSPDDYYSFMMAAGKSGSLKMLEPCKPPPTKRSRKERTRGKSSGTTNTTEPMEQHIWKDFPEDLYEAVIARLPIATFFRFRTVCRKWNSLLDSESFSQHCAEVPQATPWFYTITHENVNSGAMYDPSLKKWHHPTISSLPTKLIVLPVASAGGLVCFLDIGNRNFYVCNPLNQSFKELPARSVKVWSRVAVGMTLNGSSTSEGYKILWVGCDGEYEVYDSVRNSWIRPGIMPSSVKLPLSLNFRSQAVSIDDTLYFMRSDPEGIVSYDMVTGIWKQFIIPTPLHLTDHTLAECGGRIMLVGLLTKNAATCVCIWELQKMTLLWKEVDRMPNIWCLEFYGKHVRMTCLGNKGLLMLSLRSRQMNRLVTYNVSSREWLKVPGCVVPHGRKRQWIACGTAFYPCLTAVA comes from the exons ATGGAAGGGCTGGCCATGCTGAGGCAGCTCATCGGTCAGCTTCAGGAGCTCGTTGAAGTCTACGGCTCTCACCCTCATTACCATCTtcaacaacatcatcatcttcatcttcaacctTCTCTTCAGTTTCAGCTTCCTCTGCTCAATCATCACTCTCAACAGCAGCACCAACACCCAAG GTGGTGCCCAATTAACGTTGATGAAGGTTCTCCAGATGATTACTACAGTTTTATGATGGCAGCTGGAAAATCTGGAAGTTTGAAGATGTTGGAACCTTGCAAGCCTCCTCCTACTAAGAGATCTCGTAAGGAGAGAACCCGGGGTAAATCATCTGGAACCACCAATACCACCGAGCCTATGGAACAGCATATTTGGAAAGATTTCCCGGAAGACCTTTATGAAGCAGTCATTGCAAGGCTTCCCATTGCCACATTTTTCCGATTTCGTACTGTTTGCAGGAAATGGAATTCCTTGCTTGATTCTGAAAGTTTCTCTCAACATTGTGCGGAGGTCCCACAAGCTACTCCATGGTTTTACACCATCACTCATGAAAATGTGAATTCCGGGGCCATGTATGACCCATCCTTGAAGAAGTGGCACCATCCCACCATTTCTTCTCTGCCAACAAAGCTGATTGTTTTGCCAGTGGCTTCAGCGGGGGGCCTGGTGTGTTTTCTTGATATTGGTAATAGGAACTTCTATGTGTGCAACCCTCTGAATCAATCTTTTAAAGAGTTGCCAGCCAGGTCAGTCAAGGTCTGGTCTCGTGTTGCTGTGGGGATGACTCTGAATGGGAGTTCAACTAGTGAGGGGTACAAGATCCTATGGGTGGGTTGTGATGGCGAGTATGAAGTCTATGATTCCGTGAGGAATTCTTGGATCCGTCCCGGAATCATGCCGTCGAGTGTTAAGCTGCCCCTGTCGCTGAATTTTCGGTCGCAGGCTGTTTCAATTGATGACACACTCTACTTCATGCGTTCAGACCCTGAAGGGATTGTGTCATATGATATGGTCACTGGGATTTGGAAGCAGTTTATAATTCCCACCCCGCTGCATCTGACTGACCACACACTTGCTGAATGTGGAGGCCGGATCATGCTAGTGGGGTTGTTGACAAAGAATGCTGCCACGTGCGTGTGCATTTGGGAGCTGCAGAAAATGACACTGCTATGGAAGGAGGTTGACAGAATGCCAAATATATGGTGCTTGGAATTCTATGGAAAGCACGTAAGGATGACTTGCCTGGGTAACAAAGGCTTGCTCATGTTGTCCTTGAGGTCAAGACAGATGAACCGATTGGTTACATATAATGTGTCAAGCAGGGAATGGCTGAAGGTCCCTGGTTGTGTGGTGCCACATGGGAGGAAGCGGCAATGGATTGCATGTGGCACTGCATTTTATCCATGCCTGACTGCTGTGGCTTGA